In Chrysiogenia bacterium, the DNA window ATCGGCGCGGTCGACGAGCACCTCGCGGAAGCGCAGCATGTATTTGGCGCGTTCCTTGTAGCTTAGCGCCGCCCACTTGGGCGCCGCGGCACGGGCGCGGTCGATGGCGTCCTGCGCTTCTTTCTTTGTGAAGACCGGAACTTCGCCGATCTTGTCCCCGGTGGCGGGGTTGAAACTCTCAATCACCGACTTGCTGGCCATGTGCGTGTGCCTCCTGAGAATGAACTGGTGCCCGGACTGCCCGGTCCAGAAGGAGCGATTGTGCCCGGCCCTGACGCCGGGCGTCAAACCCGCGGTGAGGGGCGTTCAGAAAGGGGCGTTTACGCCAGAGAGGGCACAGAGTTCATAGCGCAGAATTTGAAACCACAGATGGACACAGATGAACACGGATCGAGCCAGAGGAGACCGGCTCTAGGTTGTTTTTATCTGCGTTTATCTGTGTCCATCTGTGGTTAAAACTCCGTGATCTCTGTGCCCTCGGTGGCGAAAAGTTCTAAGCGACCTCGTAGGTCTTGATTGGATAGTGAATCCCCTTGACCTCAATCTCGCCGGTCTGGGTGCAGGCGATCTCGTCCTTGATCAGTGCCCATGTGGCATGGCTGATGAGAATCTTCCCCGGTGTGCAACTGCTTTCCAGCCGCGCGGCCAGGTTCACCTGGTTGCCGATGGCGGTGTAGTCGGTGCGGCTTGGCGAGCCGAAGTCGCCTACCGTGGCCACGCCGGTGTTGATGCCGCAGCGGATCTGGAAGGGGATCTCGATCCCTTCGTCGGACCACTTCTTCGCCAGACCTTCCATGCGCTCCTGCATGGCGATGGCCATTCGCACGCAGCGCAGCGCGTGGTCGCGGTCATCGGTGGCGGTTGGCGCGCCGAAGAAGATCATTACCGCGTCGCCGACGAACTTGTCGATGGTCCCGCCGAAGCGATCGGCAATGGCCGACATCTCCGAGAGATATTCGTTGAGAATGCGCGAGAGCTCCTCGGCCTCGAGCTGATCGGTGGTGGCCGTGAAGTTCTTGATGTCGGAGAAAAACACCGTGAGGCGGCGGCGCTCGTGAGGGCCGCGCTCGGCGCTGCCGCCTGCGAGAATCTGCTCGGCGAGCTGGCTGGGCACGTAGCGGCGGATGAGCTGCATCGCGCCCGCCAGGCGCTGCTCGCGCTCTTTCCAGCGCGTGACCAGGTAGTGGAAGAGTGCAACGAAGAGCAGGAAGGCGGCCAGATAGACCGCGCCGCCACCAGCCGTCCAGGCAAGGTCAGGGCGCCCCTCGTGATAGGGAAGCTGCGAGAACATGGGCGCGTAGGGAAGAACGCCGACCTGGGAGAGCGTGGTAAGCGTGACCAGCAGTGTGATACCCCAGCCCATGCCGATGAGCGCGGGCACACGCTCGAAGAGCAGCAGCGCCACGAAGGCTTGGCCCAGCGTGATCATCAGCGCCGGGCTTGTCATCGGCCCTACGCCCCAGGCGAAGAAGACCTCGACACTCCACCATTGAAGGATGGTCAGGGTAACAAACACCCGGTGGGGGCCCGGCCGCCCCCGCAGGATGAGCCCCGTGCCCAGCAGAATCACCCACAGGGAGATATTGAGCCCGGTAAAGGGGAGCATCTCGCGCTGGAACTCGGTGTCGAAGAGCGAGGATCCCACCTGCTCAGGCAGCAGCGAGAGCGAGGCAGGCGTGCTCAGCGCGATCAGCATCCAGACGGTGATGATCGTCAGGCACTTGTCGACGCTGCTCCACTCCAGGGGATTCCCCATGCGGGCGGCGAGCTTTCGGATGGGATTCATTCGCCACCAGCCTACCGCGCGGGCAGGGCGGGGCGCAACGGGGTAGCGCGCAGGGACAGGGAGGGACGAGCTCAGGCCTGCGATGCGCTGGTGAGCTCCCGCACGAAGTTCATCATGGGTTCCTTTAGCTCACGGATGCGCTGGAAGTCACCGATCGCGATGAGATTCGTCATCATCGCGCTGACCGCGTTCACGATCGCTTCGGCGGCGAAGCGCTGTTCGGGCTTCGTCCCGAGGAGTCCACTCTCACCGCGATGGGTCTCGCAGATGATGTCCACGAAGAGTTCCTGGGAGGCCAGGCGCTGCTTCACCGCTTCGGGGCCCGCGGCATAGACCTCGACCAGGAAGGTGCGCGCGAAGGTGGGCTGGCCGATCAGCGTATCGAGATAAACGGTGAGGATGCGTTCGAGCTTTTCCATGGGCGTGAGGTGCGCGCCCTGCTCGGGCGCGGTGGCCGCGAGCGCCGCGATCCCCATCCCCATCACTTTTCCAATGTGCTGCGCGGCAACTTCATAGGTTGCACGAAAGCAGTCTTCCTTGTCCTTGAACTGGGCGTAGAAGGTAGCCCGCGAAACCCCCGCGCGGGCCAGCACGTCGGCCACGGCCACATTGGCGAAGCCCTTTTCGGCCACAACCTCGGCCATGGCGAGCATCAGCCGCTCGCGCTGGGAGCGCTCGACCTCTTCGCGGCTCAGGCCGTGGGGACCCCTCGGTAGGGCCCGGTTGGGGGCGCGCTTGGGCATGTACTGACCTTAG includes these proteins:
- a CDS encoding adenylate/guanylate cyclase domain-containing protein, with translation MNPIRKLAARMGNPLEWSSVDKCLTIITVWMLIALSTPASLSLLPEQVGSSLFDTEFQREMLPFTGLNISLWVILLGTGLILRGRPGPHRVFVTLTILQWWSVEVFFAWGVGPMTSPALMITLGQAFVALLLFERVPALIGMGWGITLLVTLTTLSQVGVLPYAPMFSQLPYHEGRPDLAWTAGGGAVYLAAFLLFVALFHYLVTRWKEREQRLAGAMQLIRRYVPSQLAEQILAGGSAERGPHERRRLTVFFSDIKNFTATTDQLEAEELSRILNEYLSEMSAIADRFGGTIDKFVGDAVMIFFGAPTATDDRDHALRCVRMAIAMQERMEGLAKKWSDEGIEIPFQIRCGINTGVATVGDFGSPSRTDYTAIGNQVNLAARLESSCTPGKILISHATWALIKDEIACTQTGEIEVKGIHYPIKTYEVA
- a CDS encoding TetR/AcrR family transcriptional regulator, which translates into the protein MPKRAPNRALPRGPHGLSREEVERSQRERLMLAMAEVVAEKGFANVAVADVLARAGVSRATFYAQFKDKEDCFRATYEVAAQHIGKVMGMGIAALAATAPEQGAHLTPMEKLERILTVYLDTLIGQPTFARTFLVEVYAAGPEAVKQRLASQELFVDIICETHRGESGLLGTKPEQRFAAEAIVNAVSAMMTNLIAIGDFQRIRELKEPMMNFVRELTSASQA